In a genomic window of Pedobacter sp. KBS0701:
- a CDS encoding AraC family transcriptional regulator, which produces MQSVIIRPKNEILKKYIQYFLFFKKTDANILNYSTFPNNNLCLAIYRENKIDYIKDSDCNNCLITPGTVNFKSRLFGFHKMPFNVEIRTSLDQVCILFHPAALSVFTRESFEDLISSDHVFDIFKNRNEFILEQIFEEENFSIRADKLESLLLANLNDRQPEKLKEALYLIGKGGEHHLSVETLAGKLGISNPTLFRLFKNNVGLNPKSYIRTWRFRNILNEILDKRSALKTLTSAGHSHLYYDQAHFIKDFRSFSGHSPNQLIDKISIEHNDLAWIFNKK; this is translated from the coding sequence ATGCAATCCGTAATAATCAGGCCGAAAAATGAGATATTGAAAAAGTACATTCAATACTTTTTATTTTTCAAGAAGACTGATGCAAATATTTTAAACTATTCTACTTTTCCAAATAACAACCTTTGCCTCGCAATTTACAGGGAAAACAAAATCGATTACATTAAAGATTCAGATTGCAATAATTGCTTAATTACACCGGGCACGGTTAACTTCAAAAGCAGATTGTTCGGGTTTCATAAGATGCCTTTCAATGTTGAGATCAGAACTTCTCTTGATCAGGTATGCATTCTTTTTCATCCGGCGGCATTAAGCGTTTTTACCCGTGAATCTTTTGAGGATTTAATAAGCTCAGATCATGTATTTGATATATTCAAAAACAGGAATGAATTTATTCTGGAGCAGATATTTGAAGAAGAAAATTTTTCCATCAGAGCTGATAAACTTGAAAGCTTACTGCTGGCAAATCTAAATGACAGGCAGCCCGAAAAACTCAAAGAGGCTTTGTACCTGATAGGAAAGGGTGGCGAACATCATCTATCTGTTGAAACCCTGGCCGGAAAACTTGGAATAAGTAACCCTACACTGTTCCGGTTATTCAAGAATAATGTGGGGCTGAATCCAAAATCTTATATCAGGACCTGGCGCTTTAGAAATATACTGAATGAAATACTTGATAAGCGAAGTGCTTTGAAAACCTTAACGAGTGCAGGGCATTCACATTTATATTATGATCAGGCCCACTTCATTAAAGACTTCAGATCATTTTCCGGTCATTCTCCAAACCAGCTCATCGATAAAATTTCCATTGAACATAATGACCTGGCCTGGATTTTCAACAAAAAGTAA
- a CDS encoding ATP-binding protein, giving the protein MSIAPGFLDARTVIEIFTHTKTATALHIGRDAYIQFANDAMLRIWGKDRSVIGKSLQEALPELKGQPFIEMFARVWDEGLTISGADTPAKLIIDGREQLFYFDFEYRAILDINGKTICILHSATDVTDRFFKQIAIDEVNEHVGSLKREQDINEKLNTQNEDLATAMEELKATNEELHATKERLEQLNGKLDMLVKERTEKISFLNQELEASNEEIRASNEELLATNEELFTINEKMEMLIEDLAEGERKFRRLIQQAPVAINVFKGTDLIIESANDRMLEIWNKTEAVEGKRFEEALPEIANQPFLKILHDVLETGIPYHGMESKAIIFKAGVAEERYFNFTYQPIADEDGKIGSILQVVTEVTEQVNARQEISEMNTRLNIAMDAGSLGSTEVDLDSGTMKYNQEFKRMFGKKPEEDFVYGDMFEAMLPEYRDKIRELVRIAKENHSIYKGEYQIRWPDGSLHWISAHGRARYDSLGNPVKMVGILSEVTEMKADEQRKNDFIGMVSHELKTPLTSLTGYVQLLQSKAKKSGDSFTSTALEKANNQLKKMTGMINSFLNVSRLESGKIHIEKQNFDLSDLISEMGAEFRVTTNSHSIIFHQAGAVFVNADRDKIGHVVTNLISNAVKYSPAGTAISINCRIEDSNAVVSVSDEGRGISKEDIEKLFERYYRVNDQSQTIAGFGIGLYLCSEILERHNGRIWVDSEPGKGSTFQFSLPI; this is encoded by the coding sequence ATGTCCATTGCACCCGGTTTTCTTGATGCGCGTACGGTAATTGAAATATTCACTCATACAAAGACTGCGACGGCCCTTCATATTGGTCGGGATGCATATATACAGTTTGCAAACGATGCAATGCTGCGTATATGGGGCAAGGACCGGTCAGTTATAGGCAAATCCCTGCAGGAGGCACTTCCAGAGCTTAAGGGACAACCTTTTATTGAGATGTTTGCCAGAGTATGGGATGAAGGGCTGACCATTTCCGGTGCAGATACCCCGGCCAAACTGATTATTGACGGCAGAGAGCAACTGTTCTATTTCGATTTTGAATATCGGGCCATCCTTGATATAAATGGCAAAACCATTTGTATCCTGCACAGCGCCACAGATGTTACAGACCGTTTTTTTAAACAAATAGCAATTGATGAGGTAAATGAACATGTTGGGTCTCTTAAAAGGGAACAGGACATCAATGAAAAGCTCAATACTCAAAATGAGGACCTTGCTACTGCGATGGAGGAACTTAAGGCAACCAATGAAGAACTCCATGCAACGAAAGAAAGACTGGAGCAACTGAACGGAAAACTTGATATGCTGGTAAAGGAAAGGACGGAGAAGATTTCTTTTCTAAACCAGGAACTTGAGGCTTCCAATGAGGAGATCAGGGCTTCCAATGAAGAACTTTTAGCCACAAATGAGGAACTTTTCACGATCAACGAAAAGATGGAAATGCTGATCGAAGACCTGGCGGAAGGAGAGCGCAAATTCAGACGGCTCATCCAGCAGGCACCTGTTGCAATCAATGTATTTAAAGGTACTGATCTAATTATTGAGAGTGCCAACGACCGGATGCTGGAAATCTGGAATAAAACAGAAGCAGTCGAGGGAAAAAGATTCGAAGAGGCACTCCCTGAGATTGCAAACCAGCCTTTTCTAAAAATTCTTCATGACGTGCTGGAAACCGGGATACCTTATCATGGCATGGAGAGCAAGGCAATCATTTTCAAAGCCGGTGTAGCAGAAGAGCGATATTTTAATTTTACCTACCAGCCAATAGCCGACGAAGATGGCAAAATTGGAAGCATTCTCCAGGTAGTCACCGAAGTTACCGAACAGGTGAATGCCAGACAGGAAATCTCTGAAATGAATACCAGACTTAATATCGCCATGGACGCCGGGTCACTGGGATCTACAGAAGTTGACCTCGATAGCGGGACCATGAAGTATAATCAAGAGTTTAAGCGGATGTTTGGGAAAAAACCAGAAGAAGATTTCGTTTATGGAGATATGTTCGAAGCCATGCTTCCAGAGTACAGGGATAAGATCAGAGAACTGGTCCGTATAGCAAAGGAAAACCACAGCATATACAAAGGAGAGTACCAGATCCGGTGGCCCGACGGATCGCTGCACTGGATCAGTGCACATGGCCGGGCGAGGTACGACAGTCTGGGAAACCCGGTAAAAATGGTCGGAATACTGTCCGAGGTGACAGAGATGAAAGCAGACGAGCAGCGAAAAAACGATTTTATCGGCATGGTTAGCCACGAACTCAAAACACCTCTGACCTCCCTAACCGGTTATGTACAGCTGCTGCAAAGCAAGGCTAAAAAAAGCGGGGACAGTTTTACCTCAACCGCATTAGAAAAAGCCAACAACCAGCTAAAAAAGATGACTGGCATGATCAATAGTTTTCTCAATGTCTCCAGACTGGAATCAGGGAAAATCCATATTGAGAAACAAAACTTTGACCTATCAGATCTGATAAGCGAAATGGGGGCCGAATTCAGGGTGACAACAAATAGCCACAGTATTATATTTCATCAGGCCGGGGCTGTATTTGTAAATGCCGACAGGGATAAAATTGGACATGTGGTAACCAACCTGATCAGTAATGCGGTCAAATATTCTCCTGCCGGAACAGCAATTAGTATCAACTGCAGAATAGAAGACAGTAACGCAGTGGTATCAGTGAGCGATGAGGGACGAGGAATCAGCAAGGAAGATATAGAGAAACTTTTCGAGCGTTACTACCGTGTAAATGATCAGTCACAAACCATCGCAGGTTTCGGGATTGGACTATATCTCTGTTCAGAAATCCTCGAGCGGCACAATGGAAGGATTTGGGTAGATAGCGAACCGGGCAAAGGATCCACCTTTCAATTTAGCCTCCCAATTTAA
- a CDS encoding AI-2E family transporter, whose amino-acid sequence MADENQLLFFLRNSQMEGQKIPIIPPTLKLMQTFYPYPGLTLHMSIKTNDGIFRTVTSIILYTAGLVILLWFLFKILSVVLLGIFAIVLGVIINAPVSRLEKKGMRRWLASLIVFFVIFGITALLGWMVVPHLSDQLDVLIGNLPKYYASVSGYLDSLLSKFPELRKEISDGGTSISSAIPSIGNTVMGIGNFSFSVLGGVFVFIVFICMVVFFVGNPKPIIELYLTVFPVRQREKAENAMKHTSVMLVGWMKSNLIGGAIEAVLVYGFLTLMNVPGALVWAALAFFSELIPKIGFYIMAIPPTLVALSVSPATALWCLVFFLLLNELVSDFLMPKLRSSTMNIHPMSSLFLLLAMGTAFGLTGALLATPLAAIIKAYYEEFYLRQFPADPKLEERTNDIIYH is encoded by the coding sequence ATGGCGGATGAAAACCAGTTGCTTTTTTTTTTGCGAAACTCCCAGATGGAAGGGCAGAAAATCCCCATCATTCCACCTACATTAAAACTCATGCAAACTTTTTATCCTTATCCGGGGTTAACTTTACACATGAGCATCAAAACAAACGACGGGATATTCAGGACAGTAACCTCAATCATCCTTTACACAGCAGGACTGGTTATTCTGCTCTGGTTTTTATTTAAAATCCTTAGCGTAGTACTTCTTGGCATTTTTGCCATTGTTCTGGGGGTGATCATTAATGCACCGGTAAGCCGCCTTGAAAAAAAAGGCATGAGGCGCTGGCTGGCCAGTCTGATTGTGTTTTTCGTGATTTTTGGAATTACCGCACTACTCGGCTGGATGGTAGTTCCACACCTGAGTGACCAGCTGGATGTGCTAATCGGAAACCTGCCAAAATATTATGCAAGCGTGTCTGGCTATCTGGATTCGCTGCTCAGCAAATTTCCAGAACTCAGAAAGGAGATCAGTGATGGCGGAACTTCGATTTCCTCAGCAATACCTTCCATCGGCAATACGGTTATGGGCATCGGAAATTTTTCATTTTCTGTTCTGGGTGGCGTTTTCGTTTTTATCGTTTTTATCTGCATGGTCGTATTTTTCGTAGGAAATCCAAAACCTATTATTGAGCTCTATCTTACCGTATTTCCGGTCAGGCAAAGGGAAAAAGCAGAAAACGCGATGAAACATACGTCGGTCATGCTTGTCGGCTGGATGAAATCCAATCTGATTGGTGGCGCAATAGAGGCTGTGCTGGTATATGGTTTCCTTACATTGATGAATGTTCCGGGCGCACTTGTCTGGGCAGCACTGGCCTTCTTTTCTGAGCTTATCCCAAAAATCGGGTTCTATATTATGGCTATCCCCCCTACGTTGGTGGCGCTATCGGTAAGTCCTGCAACGGCCCTCTGGTGCCTGGTATTCTTCCTGTTGCTTAACGAGCTGGTTTCTGATTTTCTAATGCCAAAACTCAGGTCTTCAACAATGAATATCCACCCCATGTCATCACTATTCCTGCTGCTGGCTATGGGAACAGCATTCGGCCTTACCGGCGCCTTGCTTGCAACGCCGCTCGCTGCAATCATCAAAGCGTACTATGAAGAGTTTTACCTGCGCCAGTTCCCCGCAGATCCAAAACTTGAAGAACGAACCAATGATATCATCTACCATTAG
- a CDS encoding aldo/keto reductase translates to MQKRKLGNNGLEVSELGFGCMGLNFLDGKGLDQKEAITLLRNAVERGITFFDTAEAYGPYTNEEIVGTALQPFRKDVVIATKFGCKDARPAVGLDSRPETIRAVTEASLKRLKTDYIDLLYQHRVDPNVPIEDVAGTVKDLIQEGKVKYFGLSEASAKTIRKAHSVQPVSALQSEYSLFWREPEDEIIPTLAALGIGFVPFSPLGKGFLTGIINKKLEDVDRRNIIPRFSEENIKANLVLVDALSGIAQQKNITTGQLALTWLLAQKPWIVPIPGTTKLHRLEENIGSTNIVLTTDEITKIDTTVNGITLVGERYPEFLEKQIDK, encoded by the coding sequence ATGCAAAAAAGAAAATTAGGAAATAATGGATTGGAAGTTTCCGAGTTGGGCTTTGGTTGTATGGGTTTAAACTTTCTGGACGGCAAAGGCCTTGATCAGAAAGAGGCCATAACACTACTACGCAACGCAGTTGAAAGGGGGATCACATTTTTTGATACCGCCGAGGCTTACGGACCTTACACCAACGAAGAAATTGTTGGCACAGCATTACAGCCTTTTAGAAAAGATGTGGTAATTGCTACAAAATTCGGTTGTAAGGATGCCAGACCAGCGGTAGGTTTAGACAGCAGACCCGAAACGATCAGAGCAGTCACCGAAGCATCTTTAAAAAGATTAAAAACAGATTACATTGATCTGCTTTATCAGCACAGGGTTGACCCTAATGTTCCGATAGAAGATGTTGCAGGAACAGTAAAAGACCTTATACAAGAGGGCAAAGTTAAATATTTCGGTTTATCGGAAGCAAGTGCTAAAACGATTAGAAAAGCACATTCAGTTCAGCCTGTTTCAGCGTTACAAAGCGAATACTCTCTGTTTTGGCGTGAACCGGAAGATGAAATCATACCGACGTTGGCAGCGCTAGGAATCGGTTTCGTTCCCTTCAGTCCTTTAGGTAAAGGCTTCCTTACAGGTATCATCAACAAAAAATTAGAAGATGTCGACCGCAGAAATATCATTCCTCGTTTCAGCGAAGAAAATATAAAGGCCAATCTGGTTTTAGTGGATGCACTTTCTGGGATTGCGCAACAAAAAAATATAACAACCGGACAATTAGCATTGACCTGGCTCTTAGCGCAAAAGCCCTGGATCGTACCTATTCCCGGGACTACAAAACTGCATCGTTTAGAAGAAAACATCGGCAGTACAAATATTGTATTAACAACCGACGAAATTACAAAAATTGACACAACAGTAAATGGGATTACCCTTGTGGGTGAGCGCTATCCCGAATTTTTAGAAAAACAAATAGACAAATAA
- a CDS encoding AraC family transcriptional regulator, with protein sequence MHQQSNINHIQRISQLVRILGFPAPSHPLIALVDYNNVSMEKFPKGQKISLDFYKISFKPTFTGQIKYGQGYYDFEEGGLAFLKPKQIVFSPEETESYEGIALYFHPDFIRNYPLGKTINQYGFFSYDVSEALFVSAKEKEIIANLFTTITNELDNNIDSFSQDVLVSQIELLLNYSNRFYNRQFITRKAINHDIITSLDELLNSYFEDENSLKNGLPSVKYISTEIKLSQRYLSDMLSSLTGLNTQQYIQNAIIEKAKEKLSTTNLSVSEIAYELGFEHSQSFSKLFKTKTNVSPLEFRHSFN encoded by the coding sequence ATGCACCAACAATCTAACATCAATCACATTCAGCGTATATCTCAATTGGTGCGAATCCTGGGATTTCCTGCACCATCGCATCCGTTGATTGCATTGGTTGACTACAATAATGTTTCGATGGAAAAGTTTCCAAAAGGGCAAAAAATAAGTCTTGATTTTTACAAAATATCCTTTAAACCTACCTTCACAGGACAAATAAAATACGGGCAGGGATATTACGATTTTGAAGAAGGCGGACTGGCGTTTTTGAAGCCTAAACAAATCGTTTTTTCACCCGAAGAGACAGAGAGCTATGAAGGGATTGCCTTGTATTTTCATCCGGATTTTATCCGAAATTATCCATTAGGAAAAACAATAAATCAATACGGGTTTTTCTCTTACGATGTTTCAGAGGCCTTATTTGTATCTGCAAAAGAAAAAGAAATCATAGCCAATTTATTTACTACAATAACCAATGAATTAGACAACAATATTGACAGTTTTAGTCAGGATGTTTTGGTGTCGCAAATAGAATTGTTATTGAACTACAGCAATCGTTTTTACAACAGGCAATTTATTACGAGGAAAGCAATCAATCACGACATCATAACTTCTCTGGACGAACTTTTAAACAGCTATTTTGAAGATGAAAATAGTCTGAAAAACGGCTTGCCATCAGTAAAATATATCAGCACGGAAATAAAGCTGTCTCAACGCTATTTGAGTGATATGCTGAGTTCATTGACAGGGCTAAACACACAACAGTACATACAGAACGCAATCATAGAAAAAGCTAAAGAAAAATTATCAACTACAAATCTTTCCGTTTCGGAAATTGCTTATGAGTTGGGCTTTGAACATTCACAATCATTTAGCAAACTCTTCAAAACAAAGACAAATGTTTCCCCTTTGGAGTTCAGGCATTCGTTTAATTAA
- a CDS encoding lysylphosphatidylglycerol synthase domain-containing protein, whose amino-acid sequence MIKLSHQYFKSRSYYAKEIIGFTFILFAIFFFLHQRYELHQLGGILRSPDTLIIVLGITLTIVYCLCHAIMYRYSFKAIGANISMGNGLKLFLNRNFVSVFLPGGA is encoded by the coding sequence ATGATCAAGCTAAGCCATCAGTATTTTAAATCCAGGAGTTACTATGCCAAGGAAATCATTGGCTTTACCTTTATCCTTTTTGCCATTTTCTTTTTCCTACATCAGCGGTATGAGCTCCATCAGCTTGGTGGAATACTCCGTTCACCTGATACGTTAATAATTGTACTTGGCATTACATTAACCATAGTTTATTGCCTTTGCCATGCCATTATGTACCGGTACAGCTTTAAGGCCATAGGTGCCAACATCAGCATGGGTAATGGGTTAAAGCTTTTTCTTAATAGGAACTTCGTTAGTGTGTTTCTTCCGGGTGGGGCGTAA
- a CDS encoding SDR family oxidoreductase, translated as MENIKGKVVAITGASSGMGKAIAIALAKNGAKVVLGARRTAELQQVIEEIKCEGGEATFSQIDVKNKADLTRLVNTAVKQYRKLDVIVNNAGISQLSRIDELDIKGWEEMIDINLKGVLYGMAAAIPIFKQQQSGHIVNIISTSGIKILPTQGVYAGTKNAIRTIAEAFRQESDGNIRITGISPGFVKTDFANNIKNAEMKTAIQKGMEQIAINPLAIANAAIYAISQPEDVEIGDIVIRPSKQN; from the coding sequence ATGGAAAATATTAAAGGAAAAGTTGTAGCCATTACAGGCGCAAGCAGCGGAATGGGCAAAGCCATCGCCATAGCATTAGCAAAAAACGGTGCCAAGGTTGTTTTGGGTGCAAGGAGAACAGCAGAATTGCAACAAGTTATTGAAGAAATTAAATGCGAAGGTGGCGAGGCCACCTTTTCGCAAATCGATGTGAAGAATAAAGCCGACCTGACGCGGCTGGTCAATACAGCAGTTAAACAATACAGAAAATTGGATGTTATTGTAAATAACGCAGGTATTAGTCAATTAAGCCGCATTGACGAATTGGATATTAAAGGTTGGGAAGAAATGATTGATATTAACCTTAAAGGCGTTTTGTACGGGATGGCGGCCGCAATTCCCATTTTCAAACAACAACAATCTGGTCATATCGTCAATATCATTTCAACTTCAGGAATAAAGATTCTGCCCACGCAGGGCGTTTATGCAGGAACTAAAAATGCCATTCGCACGATTGCAGAGGCGTTTCGTCAAGAGTCTGACGGAAATATACGCATCACGGGTATTTCACCCGGATTTGTGAAAACAGATTTTGCGAACAACATTAAAAACGCAGAAATGAAAACAGCTATTCAAAAAGGCATGGAACAGATTGCCATCAACCCCCTGGCTATCGCCAATGCTGCAATTTATGCTATAAGCCAACCGGAGGATGTTGAAATTGGCGACATTGTGATTCGTCCATCCAAACAAAATTAA
- a CDS encoding alpha/beta fold hydrolase, which translates to MKFITSKAQDGSEVNIHYQDLGSGRPVVLIHGWPLDHQMWDYQVAALTDAGYRCITYDRRGFGKSDKPLAGYDYDTLADDLKAVIDELGIENAVLVGFSMGGGEVVKYFSRHGGKGVSKAVLISSIAPFMLQTDDNPDGVPQEKIDEIAAGIQADRAGFLGGFGKQFYGVGLLNKPVSNEILTNDLVVAMQATLKSTLGCAKAFSSTDLRGDISSINVPTLVIHGDEDQTVPIKATGEQAAAMIPGSKYIVYQGEPHGLFITSKDQLNADLIAL; encoded by the coding sequence ATGAAATTTATAACATCAAAAGCCCAGGATGGCAGCGAAGTAAATATCCACTATCAGGATTTAGGATCTGGAAGACCTGTAGTACTGATCCACGGCTGGCCGCTCGACCACCAGATGTGGGATTATCAGGTAGCTGCTTTAACTGATGCAGGATACCGTTGCATCACTTACGATAGAAGAGGATTCGGTAAATCAGATAAACCATTGGCAGGTTACGATTATGATACTTTGGCAGATGATTTGAAAGCTGTAATTGACGAGCTTGGAATTGAAAACGCTGTGCTTGTTGGCTTCTCTATGGGCGGTGGCGAGGTGGTAAAATACTTCAGCAGACATGGAGGCAAAGGGGTATCAAAAGCTGTGTTGATAAGTTCAATAGCACCATTCATGTTACAGACAGATGATAATCCGGATGGCGTTCCGCAGGAGAAAATCGATGAAATAGCAGCAGGTATACAGGCAGATCGTGCCGGATTTCTTGGTGGGTTCGGGAAACAGTTCTATGGCGTTGGCTTGCTAAACAAACCTGTGAGCAATGAGATTCTGACCAATGACCTGGTGGTAGCGATGCAGGCAACTTTAAAATCGACGCTGGGCTGTGCGAAGGCTTTCTCATCGACTGATTTAAGGGGAGATATTTCGTCAATAAATGTACCTACCCTGGTTATCCACGGCGATGAAGATCAAACTGTGCCAATCAAAGCAACAGGTGAGCAGGCTGCTGCAATGATCCCCGGTTCAAAATACATTGTTTATCAGGGTGAACCGCATGGACTTTTCATCACGTCGAAGGATCAGCTAAATGCTGATTTGATAGCATTATAG
- a CDS encoding S41 family peptidase, which translates to MKYLFSIAILFLLTPFLVANAQIRDESELPGISYHQMLKEHDTLVSYIKQISPVVYYNKEVRGIDFSLHAKQLRKKITPQTTMGQYLIIIKKTLNAAQDGHTSQVNSTLLDIVKKYWIPAKLVSFDSSETSNMYQYARYLKEAYYSKAELNLIYTSGEYYNLLPFSYQGKKYPASMKLLSCNGKNIHDFVKSLTLLVSPLRWDKVRNRVYDENFYWPAEIYKNGILKLTFLDQKNIRHQLNISSKDTVSYLAVKHNNYGYFSQTDTVITHFFEKQGIFYAKIPAMREELGDTIKRRLGSVFRSHKVKGVVIDIRGNGGGSDNTYNKFLSKLVKDTLKKNVVVARNFSPYIQAHYHINRDSVLKSSIYTFNPGGPILKSQKMYYIKQDFNFVVPDSVTYDFDGKIYVLQDKFIYSSASNLSSLANSSEQLVSIGETPDLLGGLQASTLMMMLPFSKFIFRVEPQIDLTDIKAVGDIFQNHVEYPVPYTIQDLYLRTTTKDEIFGKSFLLKHDPMFQKILELEKSN; encoded by the coding sequence ATGAAATACCTCTTTTCGATAGCTATCTTATTCCTTTTGACGCCTTTTCTGGTTGCCAATGCCCAAATTAGGGATGAATCAGAATTGCCCGGAATATCCTATCACCAGATGCTTAAAGAGCATGATACCCTCGTTTCCTACATCAAACAGATCAGTCCGGTAGTTTACTATAACAAAGAGGTGAGGGGTATCGACTTCAGTTTGCATGCAAAGCAGCTCAGAAAGAAAATTACTCCTCAAACCACGATGGGGCAGTATCTCATTATCATTAAAAAAACACTGAATGCTGCACAAGACGGTCACACAAGCCAGGTAAATTCCACTTTGCTCGACATTGTTAAAAAATACTGGATTCCCGCTAAGCTGGTATCTTTTGACAGTAGTGAAACCTCAAACATGTATCAGTATGCAAGGTATTTAAAAGAGGCCTATTATTCTAAAGCTGAGCTCAATCTGATCTATACTTCGGGAGAATATTATAATCTTCTGCCCTTTAGCTATCAGGGAAAAAAATATCCCGCCAGCATGAAACTCCTTAGCTGTAACGGCAAAAATATTCATGATTTTGTAAAATCACTCACTCTGCTTGTATCTCCATTGCGATGGGATAAGGTAAGGAACAGGGTTTATGATGAAAATTTTTACTGGCCGGCAGAAATCTATAAAAACGGAATCCTTAAGCTTACTTTTCTTGATCAAAAAAACATCAGGCACCAGCTTAACATTTCCAGTAAGGATACCGTAAGTTATCTTGCAGTTAAACATAACAATTATGGTTATTTTAGCCAGACCGATACGGTCATTACCCATTTTTTTGAGAAACAGGGGATCTTTTATGCCAAAATCCCGGCGATGCGGGAAGAACTGGGCGATACGATAAAACGCCGGTTGGGGAGTGTTTTTCGGAGCCATAAAGTAAAAGGTGTAGTAATCGATATCAGGGGCAATGGAGGGGGAAGTGACAATACGTATAACAAATTCCTCAGTAAATTAGTTAAAGACACGCTAAAGAAGAACGTAGTTGTAGCCAGAAATTTTAGTCCTTACATTCAGGCGCACTATCATATCAACAGGGACTCTGTACTTAAAAGCAGTATCTATACTTTCAATCCTGGCGGTCCGATATTGAAATCGCAAAAGATGTATTATATCAAACAGGATTTTAATTTCGTTGTTCCTGATAGCGTTACTTATGATTTTGATGGAAAAATATATGTGCTCCAGGATAAGTTCATTTACTCATCTGCCAGCAACTTATCGAGTTTGGCAAATAGCAGTGAGCAGCTGGTCAGCATCGGTGAGACGCCTGATTTACTGGGAGGACTTCAGGCCAGTACATTGATGATGATGTTACCCTTTAGCAAATTTATTTTTAGGGTTGAGCCCCAGATCGATCTCACAGATATCAAAGCAGTAGGTGATATTTTTCAGAACCATGTAGAATATCCGGTTCCCTACACGATTCAGGATTTATATCTGCGCACAACAACAAAAGATGAAATATTTGGGAAATCTTTTCTTTTAAAACACGACCCTATGTTCCAAAAAATATTGGAACTGGAGAAAAGTAATTAA